The Candidatus Neomarinimicrobiota bacterium genomic interval ATCGACCTCACGCTTATCAGGCGTGCGCTCTAACCACCTGAGCTATAGGCCCATATTCCAGTCTGTTACCAGACTCATCCAACAAAGGATCATTATTAAAAAGCAAACTGATCACTTGTAGTGATCAGTCAATTTATATAACCCTGGCTTCGCTTTCAGCTACGCCGGGGTTCTTTTAAAAACGTTCAATCGAAAGTTTTTAAAATAAAAAGGGTATGCAGGTTAGGTAATATGTTCAACCTAGCTGGAGCTTGCGCTCCGCTATCTCCTTAGAAAGGAGGTGATCCAGCCGCACTTTCCAGTACGGCTACCTTGTTACGACTTCGCCCTAGTCATCAGTCTTACCATTGACAGCTCCTTCCCCGAAGGGTTAGGCCACTGGCTTACGGCACTACCAACTTCCATGGCGTGACGGGCGGTGTGTACAAGGCCCGGGAACGTATTCACCGCGGCGTGCTGATCCGCGATTACTAGCGATTCCACCTTCATGGGGTCGAGTTGCAGACCCCAATCCGAACTTAGACCGGTTTTTTGAGATTGGCTCCATCTTGCGATTTCGCGACCCTCTGTACCGGCCATTGTAACACGTGTGTAGCCCTAGCTGTAAGGGACATACTGACTTGACGTCATCCCCACCTTCCTCACGCTTGCGCGTACAGTCTCCATATAGTGCCCAGCTTAACCTGATGGCAAATATAGATAGGGGTTGCGCTCGTTGCGGGACTTAACCCAACATCTCACGACACGAGCTGACGACAGCCATGCACCACCTGTGACAGTGTCCTCGAGCAAGCTCTTGGAGGGTTCGGCTTTCACCGAATTTTCACTGACATGTCAAAGCTAGGTAAGGTTCTTCGCGTTGCTTCGAATTAAACCACATGTTCCACCGCTTGTGCGGGCCCCCGTCAATTCCTTTGAGTTTCAGCCTTGCGACCGTAGTCCCCAGGTGGAGTACTTAACGCGTTAACTCCGGCACCGAAGGGGTTGAATTCCTCCAGCACCAAGTACTCATCGTTTACGGCGTGGACTACCAGGGTATCTAATCCTGTTTGCTCCCCACGCTTTCGTGCCTTAGTGTCAGTATCGAACCAGAGAGCCGCCTTCGCCACTGGTGTTCCTCCTAATATCTACGCATTCCACCGCTACACTAGGAATTCCACTCCCCTCTTTCGAACTCAAGAACTGTAGTTTTGAAACCAGGTCCGCAGTTAAGCTGCGGGATTTAAATTCCAACTTACAATTCCACCTACGCACCCTTTACACCCAATGAATCCGGACAACGCTTGCACCCCTCGTATTACCGCGGCTGCTGGCACGAAGTTAGCCGGTGCTTTCTTCTAAGGTACCGTCACGAATCAAGCTTATTCAACTTGAAACCATTCTTCCCCTAGGACAGATCTTTACACTCCTTGAAGCGTCATCGATCACGCGGCGTTGCTGCGTCAGACTTTCGTCCATTGCGCAATATTCCCCACTGCTGCCTCCCGTAGGAGTCTGGGCCGTATCTCAGTCCCAGTGTGGCTGATCATCCTCTCAGACCAGCTACTGATCGTCGCCTTGGTAGGCCATTACCCTACCAACTAGCTAATCAGACGCAGACCCATCCAAAGACGGTAGCCGAAGCCACCTTTGATCACAAAGACCGGGGTCAAAGTGATATTATCCGGTATTAGCACCAACTTCTCAGTGTTATCCCAAATCTCTGGGCAAGTTGTCTACGCGATACTCACCCGTTCGCCAGTTTAATAGGACTCCGAAGAATCCGTTCTCCTTAGACTTGCATGTGTTAAGCACGCCGCCAGCGTTCGTCCTGAGCCAGGATCAAACTCTCCATTGTAGTTTGTTTATGACTCTATTCTATTTTACTTATTTAACTCATTGTAATTGTCGGTATCGTCAAATGAGATACCTCATATTGACCTAGACCGTGCATACCCATTTTTCAAAAATCAAGGAGAAGTTTTTGCGTTCTCCGCTCTCATATTTCGAAAGCTCGCAAATATACTCTGGCACCTATGCCTCAGCAACACTAAATATCAACTTATTGAAAAAAGTTTCGTGTCATTTTGGCACCTCTACCCATTCTCCTGTCATAAAGCGGCGCGATAATAATCTGCTGACTAGCTCTTCACAACAACTTTTTCCAAAATACCTGGAAATAGTTCAATTATCTTTTTTACAACACCAGCGTTCCCTCTCACTCCAAACATGATATTATCACATAACTTCCATAATTGCAACAATATAGGGCTCACTTAATACCTTCTCAAACTCACCTGATCACCTGGCTGGGATTGATTCCAAGAGCCCTATAAGCCGTATTCCACACGAGGACAGGTCTGGTACTGCCAATTGTAGTCCACATTTACAGAAATTTTAATGGAGCATAATATTTATTTGCAAGCTGCATCCAGAAGCGATCAATTTCAAGTCACCGTCTCAATAGGAACTGACTGGCAATTTATCGTATTACTGTGGGGGTGGTATACTAATCAGAGAAGCCCCCGGGGAACGGAGGCTTCTCTGATTGATCTTGGGCTTATTGCTTACTTAAGCAGGGTCATCTTTCGGATCAGATCACCGCGAGGTGTTGAAAGCCGATACAGATAGATACCTGCACTTGCCGGCTTCCCATTAAACTGACCATTCCAGGATACTGAATAGCTGGCCGGAGCCAGATGCTCAGAAACCAATGTCTTTAGAACCCGGCCCCGAATATCGAGGATCTGCAGTTCCACAAAGCCAGACCTGGTTAACTCAAAGCTCAACTGAGTGATGGGATTAAAGGGATTGGGATAATTTGCATGCAATTGATAGTGCTCAGGTAAACTATTTCCCTCCCGAATTGCAACCGGAGCCTGAGCAGCACCTGTACGGTGTAAATTTCCTCTATGGGTTGGCCAGTAACCGGCTTCATTTCCAGCGCTGTTAAGATCAAGCACAGCGAGGTAATCATCTGTTCCAATCACGATCTCAACATCACCATCTGCATCAAAATCACCGATACTGGGAGCACCCTGGCTCTTATTGCTGGTTTCGGTTGGAAATCCAGCCAGGACACTAGCATCCAGATTAAAACCGTAGATAAAGAAATCATTGGAGCCGAAGAAAATCTCCGCCTCCCCGTCACCATCCACATCTGCAACAGCTGGAGAACTGTAGATCACGGCACCAGTAACCTGAGGCCAGCCATCCAACACAGCTCCGTTATGATCCAGAACGTAAACGCTGCGATCAAGACTGCCAAATGCGATCTCCAGATCACCATCACCATCCATATCACAGACAGCGGGATCAGTTTGGATATTTTGCCCAGATGTAGCATATGTCCACAGCTCAGCACCAGTGGCATCGTATGCGTGAAAATAGTTATCATCACAGCCAAATAGGAGCTCCTGGCTTCCATCTGGACTGTTATCTATGTTGGCGATCACCGGGGCAGATTTCAACCGATCAGTGAGCACAATAGGAAATCCAGCTACATCAGTACCATCAAGATTCAGAACGTGCACCCGGTCACCCCAGGTACCAACCACAATATTGACATTACCATCGCCATTCACATCTCCAACAGCAACCGCTTCGGTAAGATGATCTTCAAGCATGAGTGGGAAACTTCCAAAAGGAGTACCATCATGATGGACCACAGCCAAATCGTTGTTGTAACAAGCTGCAATGACCTCCAGATCACCGTCATTGTCCAGGTCAAAAAGCGTAGCCGTGGCAAATATATACCGAGTGGAGGTATAGATGATCTCAGAGCTGCCATCATGGTGGATCACGTATAAATTATAGTCCTTGGATCCAATTACGATCTCCAGGTCACCATCATTGTCAATGTCTCCAACAGCAGGGGTAGCTTCGATCTTATTACCTGTAAGAAAGGGAAAGCCTTCCAGTTCAGTGCCATCCTGTTTGATGGCATGCACCAAGCTATCTTCTGCACCGAAAATGATCTCTTTACTTCCATCACCATCCAGATCGACAATGGCATTTCCACCTTTTATGATGCCTGAGACCAGGGGAAAATTCAATTGCCAGATACTGGCTTCAACATTGAATTCAACCAGGACTGTATAAGCGTGCCCACTTGCTTCATTGGCCGTAACTTCCAAAGTAAAGGGAAATTGACCTGAAGGTGCATCAGCAGCAATGGCAAACTGATAGCGATCCAGTATGTTGACCCCAATATTGCCATTAAATATGTCACCATAACTGGCTGTGCTATCCGAGATCGTTACATATTCCGAACTGCTGCGTAAAATAGCCGTGACACTAACCGCATCCACCCAACCTGGCTCATTATACAGGTTGACCCTCATCTTGGCTTCTTCGCCTGGTGAGAGAACACCATCGCCATTATCCACAATCATCTGCAGGCTATGTGAATCATAGCTCAGGAGTGGAAAGAGCGTATGAGCCAGAGTGGTGTAAATATTTACCCGACCACTACCCAATAGACCGGCATAGTTCGGGTTGATGTCATCAATTGGATCAGCGGAACTAAGCATATTCTCAACCAACCAGTCATTATCCTGGTCAGGGCTGGCTGATTTCAGTAAACCAAAACAGGAAGCCACAATGGGGGAAGCCATAGAAGTTCCCGGCCAGGATGCATACGATCCGTTGGTAGTGTATACGGTACTCTGAATATTCTCACCGGGGGCAGCCAGACTGATACCTGAAAAATATCCGTTTACTCCGGGAGTCCCCACCTCATCTCCATAGTTGGCCCATGAAAAATTGTCAGATGAACCCACAGCGGTAACTGAAACGACTTTATCATAACCTGACGGGTAGTGAGGGGTATCAGTCGGATTTCCATAATCATCTCCATTGCCGGCTGCGGCAACCAGAAGCGCCCCGTAAGTATCGTAGATCAGATTAATGGTATTCTGGCTAGAACTGCTGTAACCCGTTCCGCCCCATGATAAGTTGATAATATCTGCTCC includes:
- a CDS encoding S8 family serine peptidase, with protein sequence MKKIIILFGLAISIALASGSEDAAYYGDRMLICLQPDIAVQTISFRDNTPVTGLASLDQLLELREITGMEKWLPAATPDDMVEDVILSNIYRLSFDVNRWDINQVIADFSKDAHILYAELEAIERFLYTPNDTRYGSQWFLPKIDANEAWDLWDIAGGSLPGDTGIILASVDSGVQYTHPDLWRSSWINQAEVPTDIFDAVDTDSDGVVTAEEVVAYIEEDYNSSGSINLQDALHASSPFMDGVDDDNWDNNPSTYIDDLIGWDVSGSTSGNDPDNDPMGATSGADASTRMHGTHVAGLLCATTDNTTGIASVIYNGSLMSVKCLYDQDSQGYISGGYSGMLYAAKAGADIINLSWGGTGYSSSSQNTINLIYDTYGALLVAAAGNGDDYGNPTDTPHYPSGYDKVVSVTAVGSSDNFSWANYGDEVGTPGVNGYFSGISLAAPGENIQSTVYTTNGSYASWPGTSMASPIVASCFGLLKSASPDQDNDWLVENMLSSADPIDDINPNYAGLLGSGRVNIYTTLAHTLFPLLSYDSHSLQMIVDNGDGVLSPGEEAKMRVNLYNEPGWVDAVSVTAILRSSSEYVTISDSTASYGDIFNGNIGVNILDRYQFAIAADAPSGQFPFTLEVTANEASGHAYTVLVEFNVEASIWQLNFPLVSGIIKGGNAIVDLDGDGSKEIIFGAEDSLVHAIKQDGTELEGFPFLTGNKIEATPAVGDIDNDGDLEIVIGSKDYNLYVIHHDGSSEIIYTSTRYIFATATLFDLDNDGDLEVIAACYNNDLAVVHHDGTPFGSFPLMLEDHLTEAVAVGDVNGDGNVNIVVGTWGDRVHVLNLDGTDVAGFPIVLTDRLKSAPVIANIDNSPDGSQELLFGCDDNYFHAYDATGAELWTYATSGQNIQTDPAVCDMDGDGDLEIAFGSLDRSVYVLDHNGAVLDGWPQVTGAVIYSSPAVADVDGDGEAEIFFGSNDFFIYGFNLDASVLAGFPTETSNKSQGAPSIGDFDADGDVEIVIGTDDYLAVLDLNSAGNEAGYWPTHRGNLHRTGAAQAPVAIREGNSLPEHYQLHANYPNPFNPITQLSFELTRSGFVELQILDIRGRVLKTLVSEHLAPASYSVSWNGQFNGKPASAGIYLYRLSTPRGDLIRKMTLLK